The following are encoded together in the Desulfobotulus pelophilus genome:
- the thiE gene encoding thiamine phosphate synthase, with translation MNPSSLYRIMDANLNRCCEGLRVLEDLLRFVPEEASLSKALRNLRHSIRKNTAALAVKAVKARNSETDPGFVISQNGPPINRSGMTDVAVANCKRVQEALRSLEEQAAALSMPELSLFFERCRFETYGLEKRILETLIPENRKHILNTDIYAITASEHSRGRSNMEVVRQMMEADIRLVQYREKEKNLREKYEECKEIRKITKDYEAKLVVNDDVDLALMVGADGVHIGQDDWPVSAVRELVGETMAIGLSTHSPEQAAAALASGADYIGVGPIFETRTKKDVCDPVGLAYLEHVVNNIPLPFVAIGGIKAHNIHEVAIRGARCICLVTEITGAEDIGGKIREIRNILSKKGR, from the coding sequence ATGAATCCTTCTTCCCTTTACCGCATCATGGATGCCAATTTAAATCGCTGCTGCGAAGGGCTGCGTGTGCTGGAGGATCTTCTGCGTTTTGTACCAGAAGAGGCTTCTCTTTCCAAAGCCCTGCGTAACCTCCGGCACAGCATTCGTAAAAATACGGCCGCTCTTGCTGTAAAGGCTGTGAAAGCCAGAAACAGTGAAACGGATCCGGGTTTTGTGATTTCCCAGAACGGTCCGCCCATAAACAGATCCGGCATGACAGATGTGGCTGTGGCCAACTGCAAACGGGTACAGGAAGCACTGAGAAGCCTTGAAGAGCAGGCCGCTGCCCTTTCCATGCCGGAATTGTCCCTTTTTTTTGAGCGGTGCCGCTTTGAGACCTATGGATTGGAAAAGCGTATTTTGGAGACCCTGATTCCTGAAAACCGCAAACATATTCTGAATACGGATATCTATGCCATTACCGCATCGGAGCATTCCAGGGGAAGATCCAATATGGAGGTGGTGCGACAGATGATGGAAGCGGACATCCGTCTTGTGCAGTACAGGGAAAAGGAAAAAAACCTTCGCGAAAAATACGAAGAGTGTAAGGAAATAAGAAAAATAACAAAAGATTACGAAGCTAAACTTGTAGTGAACGATGATGTGGACCTTGCCCTTATGGTGGGTGCGGATGGTGTGCACATCGGTCAGGATGACTGGCCCGTTTCTGCCGTAAGGGAGCTTGTGGGTGAAACCATGGCCATCGGGCTTTCCACCCACAGTCCGGAACAGGCCGCCGCCGCCCTTGCTTCCGGAGCAGATTACATCGGCGTCGGTCCCATTTTTGAAACCCGTACTAAAAAGGATGTCTGCGATCCCGTGGGTTTGGCCTATCTTGAGCATGTGGTGAACAACATCCCCCTGCCCTTTGTGGCCATTGGTGGCATCAAGGCCCACAACATCCATGAGGTGGCAATACGCGGGGCAAGGTGCATCTGTCTTGTCACGGAAATTACGGGAGCTGAGGATATTGGCGGAAAAATAAGAGAAATCAGAAACATTCTGTCTAAAAAAGGAAGATAA